TGTTGGCGTCGAACCGCTGGCCATCTCTCTCGTACTGTTGGCGTCAAACCGTTGACCATCTCTCTCGCGGTGTTGGCGTCGAACCGCTGGACATCGCTCCCCCGCGGAGGTCCACATTTCACAATTCTtcaaacgcaaaaaaatttgggaaaTATAATTAGTCCGTGCAGCAATATGCACATGAGTTGTACCCCCCGCACTGCCCAGGTGCGCCCAGGCACAGgagtgcacacaaaaatgtgcaagcCCATTGTGTTGCCCTTGTGTAGGCCCACATACAGATGAACAAAGAACAGCTGGCACAAATAAATACAGCGTGGAGAGTACcaagacaagaaaaaaatgaaaagcttATTAGGCAAAAAANNNNNNNNNNNNNNNNNNNNNNNNNNNNNNNNNNNNNNNNNNNNNNNNNNNNNNNNNNNNNNNNNNNNNNNNNNNNNNNNNNNNNNNNNNNNNNNNNNNNNNNNNNNNNNNNNNNNNNNNNNNNNNNNNNNNNNNNNNNNNNNNNNNNNNNNNNNNNNNNNNNNNNNNNNNNNNNNNNNNNNNNNNNNNNNNNNNNNNNNNNNNNNNNNNNNNNNNNNNNNNNNNNNNNNATCCTTATAATTACTGCACTTGATCACGTGCAGGCGCCCGAATGGCTATGTACGAGGGCACTTACGTGTGTACAACCTTGGGCCCATTTCACAGGCACACGCGTGGACGCGCATCCTGTGCAGCGTCGCATCGGCATACATTCGCTCCTGCcgagtgccattttttaaaacatataaaaatctTTTGCAAACGTGAAAAAGGAGGGACCATGGGGTCTGATCTTCTGTATCTTTCCTGGGGTCCACGCAACACAtgacttggaaaaaaaagggggggagccTCGGCGAGAAGCAGCAGAACGAGGCAGAACGAGGCAGAATCAGGCAGAATGAGGTAGAATCAGGCAGGACGAGGCGAAGTAGGCTAACCAGGCGAACTAGACGAAGCGAGGACGGAAAGCGCGACGAAGGCGCATCATTCAACGATTCACTTTTGAGTGTTAACCCGCTCAGTGTGCACCTGTGTTGCAACCCGTCCTTTTTGCACTTCTACTTTGTCATCCCGGCTCGAACCCATCGGACTCACGCGCGCACTACACACTGTACGCTACACACTACACACTATACGCTACACACTGCACACTGCACAGCGCGCACTCTCATGGCGCCCCCCTTAGCAGCACTTCTTTTTGTTATCCTTTATGGGCTTGGCGTTCAAATTGATGTTGGCCCTTCCCTTCTGCTGATTCTCCAGCtgagatttattttttatttcatgcGCCATGGTCTTAAAGGCTTGCTCCACATTGTGGGCTATTTTCGCCGAAGTCTCCAGGAACTGAATATTGCAGCTATCGGCTAactcttttccttcctcgtAACTTACATTGCGAtcgttttttaaatcaattttgtttcctaTTAGGATCTTTTGCACGTCCTCCGACGCGTAcctgcgagggggggaaacgGTACGTAAGGACGTCGAAGTGGAAGTCGGCAAGTACGGAAGTCGACACACGTCGAAGCGGTGCGAAGGCATCTGCACAGATGGATATACTAGCCAAGAAGCACTTTCCCCTTGCACCTACTTTTCTATCTCGATTATCCAATTTTTCACATTGTTGAAGCTGTCCCGGTCGGTGACGTCGTACACTATGATGATGCCTGTGagtgtgtgtgggggtggGAGTAAGATGGTCGGCGGTCCGTGTGCATCTGAGTTCGTCTACGTAATCGGCTTGACGCATACACCTCTCCGCGTTCAGCAGGGGCACCATTTGCATGGCAtggtatttttaaaaaatgagcgatACGTACCTTGCGCTCCCCTATAATAGGAAGACGTTATAGTTCTGAATCGTTCCTGTCCCGCTGTATCCCACTGCAATTgttatgggaaaaaaaaaatcgttacATAAGTGAGTTTATGGTAGCCGCTTCGACACTCCGTCAACCGCTGCCTTCGCGCAAAAAGGGCAGCTAGCCAAATGTAGACTCACtatttgcaattttataattttgtccTCAATTTCTATCGTCTTTATTTTAAAGTCAACTCCGATTGTGCTGATGTAACTGTCCGTGTAAGTATCATCCtggaagggggaaaaaaaaaaaaaaaaaagcagcgaTGATATTACGTCattagcaattttttcgaCAAGCGATGTGGATCACACCACTTGACGATAGAACGCGTCGCAACGTTGATTTGGTCATTCTCCGTTTCGAAACGATTGATTAGGTATGTTTGTCTGCCCCTCTTTCTCTGTGCATAGGAGGGGAAGAGAGGAGGCGCAATGTGGATGCCTCGCACAGGGGTCTCTCGTCATGTCAGACAGGGTGTAACTGTGCACGTGAAAACAGGTAGGCACGCCCATGTGCTTGAGCACATCCAACTCGTTCTATTGACACTCCGGCATTACggcaaaacgaagaagcaaACAAGACTTCCCAACGCCACTGTCTccaattaataaaattttaaataaactgTCACTGTGAGGGGGGGAATGGTAgaagaaaagcgaaaatgatgagcaagggggggaagtacaGAGGGGGTGGCAAAAGAAGCCCTATACACCTGTCACAGGAGCAACAACAGCGTGAGGCGACCACTCGCAGAGTCAGCTGTCCCcaatgggggggggggggagggggatgGCTCATGCTCTGAGGTGTAAGCCACATATAAGACCACGCACAAAAAGCACACCACATGAGATGTGCGTCATGCGACACACATAAGAGAGGGAGCCGACGCCGTCACGTGCATTCACCGCCCGAGTGGCACCCCTCAACTTAGCGCAAGAGGTACAATAAAGAGCGAACACGTACTAGCTATCATTCATTTTGGTATGCCTGAACTTCTATACGAATGGAAAGGAATCTTTTGCAAAGCGTACAGTGGGAAATTCGtgggtgaacaaaaaaaaaaaataaataaataaataaataaaatatgtaaaaaaaaaaaaaaaaaaaaaaaaaaaactaatccTAAATGAAGGAGGGCACAAATCCGTTCACATATGGGGGGACATACATGATGCATTCGCATTAgcgtttttttctgcataaatGATGAACGGGAGGTGGCTCAATGGCATTGGTCCATCATACGTGCTGCTCAGGGAGAACGCTAAtaggaggggggagggggaaatgcacaaaggaaaaagaacgAACGGGTGAGCGAACGGCGAGCGAGCGAAGGGTAGGCTGAAACGAAAGGGCAAATCGATAAACCAGAAGAACGCAAATGGGAAAGCGAACGTGAAAGCGAAGGCGAAAGCGAAAGCAAATGCGAGTGCTGGTGCGAGTGCTGGTGCGAGTGCTAATGTGAGTGCTAATGTGAGTGCTAATGCGAGTGCTAATGTTAGTGCTAGTGTGAGTGCTAATGCGAACATGCATGTCAGCATTAACGCAAAGGAAGGTTAAACACAGAGTGAAGATAAACCGGGACGGCAACAAGCATACACGTGAGCTACGTGAACAGGGGCTTGAAACGGTTCAGCgagttttttccttttttcgttcttcacctaaaaaaaaaaaaaaaaaaaagaacagccTTCACGCGGGTGCGGCATATGTAcacagaagggaaaaaaaaaagaagcgttGAAACGGCAGAGCGGCGAAAGGACTGGATGGGATAGCGGAGTTCACAAACGCGAGTGATCAGCGACGGGCGACGAGTGGCAAATGACCAATGACAAATGACAAATGACGAGTGGCAAATGACGAGTGACCAGTGAGGGGTCACCGCGATGGGGACGGTGGGACGAAACAAAATTACATACAAGTGCCTCttaaacaacaaaaaaaaaaagcagaacgGATTTTCCCCAGGAAGCCCTTCAAGGGAGGCCGTCCCCAAATGACCCATTGTATGACCGgacagtttaaaaaaaaaaaaaaaaaaaaaaaaacgcagtcATGATTAAAAGTGATTGCACGTTGCACATTTCAGCTGAAGGTTCTTCACTAACATGAGCAAATATATGaagggggaataaaaaagggtgtcCCCCTCCAGAATCGACGTGGAAGCGCGGTCGGTCATGTTAATGAGCATCCGTACGTGGCaacgtacacatgtgtgtatgcctGCTGCGACAGCGGTGGACGATCCGTATGACGCAAGAAGAACTCCCTAGGTATGTCCTCCCTGTTGGCAGGGGGACTTAAGGAACGGGTGATGCTTCGACTAGTTCGCAACGCCGCACTGTGCATGTACCTACGTGTGTGTAAACGCAAACAACACGTTTGGTTTCGCATCGTCAGTGGTTTAAACCCAACGACGATGGTCTCCTGGGGGAGCATGTCGCACGCAGGTGTCCTATTCTTAGGCGAAAGGATTAACGACGCACACGCGACAGGATACGTAGCATGGTGGGAGGTGTTACCCACTGACTTTTTCAACCGTCCGTGTAGAACGTACGAACCGTTTCGTTGACCCTCTAAGTGTGAATGTTTGATTGCCCCAAGGGGAGTGGGGGAAACTCCGCGCGTTAGTGTGCACCTTCGCAAGGAGGCATATCATTCTTAAGTCTGTGGAGGGGCCACACCTATGTCTGTGCACGTTCcatatatttcttcacaCACATGAGATCACCTCAGTCGACCTACCTTCCCTCCCTGACAGCGTGATTATGTGTAGGCAACGGGGGAGGACAAACATGAATCGCTCAAACTGAGCGCAATAAGCGAAACAAACGAGAAAGGAAGGACGCCCTCCTCGTTGCTGCTCCCTGGTGTGGTGACGGGCAGACTCGCAACCGCGTCATCCGCGTTAACTTTGTCATCCGCGTTAACCGTGTCATCCGTGTCAATCGCTGCCGATGGTGCAGGCCACAAATGGCGAATAAACACATTCGAACGGCTTCAAAAAGGGTGTTTGCCCGTCCGCCGGAGGGGATTACTCCTAAATTGGGGAGTCCTCCAATTGGTACGTCAACAAGGACTCTCCTTTGTCCCTCCGTTTGATTCGTTACACTTCCATTTGCCTGCCTCACGGGTGTATAAGGTgttgtcccctttttgtgtgcactttttttttttNNNNNNNNNNNNNNNNNNNNNNNNNNNNNNNNNNNNNNNNNNNNNNNNNNNNNNNNNNNNNNNNNNNNNNNNNNNNNNNNNNNNNNNNNNNNNNNNNNNNNNNNNNNNNNNNNNNNNNNNNNNNNNNNNNNNNNNNNNNNNNNNNNNNNNNNNNNNNNNNNNNNNNNNNNATTTTTTTGATCCATTGCTtgctctcttttttcccGCCTGACGTTGGGTGTGGTTCCTCCAGCGCGGTCGGATTTTTACTCCTCGACGGGAGAGGGGGCTTACCCGTCGGAGGGACTCTCACAAGTTCGATGCTATAGGGATGAAGAGAGCCTACCGGTGTGGGCATCCGCCTTTggtccatttttcttttccgctAGAGGAGGGGGGTACCACAAGCGCGGTGGAGAAAATATCTCGCGGTGCGCAACACGGTGAATAAAATTGCCAAGTAATCatgagatgaaaaaaaaaaaaattccctttaACGGAAAGGATGCCCTACATGTGAGCTGAGAGTTAGGAACTCCCCGTGGCAGATCCAGGGAGCCTCCTCCTTCTGACGGTTCTCCACGAACTGACGTGAAGAGTTACACTGTGCTGCATGCCGCGCGTTGCTCACCGTTTAACGCGCACAGCATACCGCATACCGAGCACAGCATACCGCGCACCGCGCACCGCTCACTGATCACCGCGCGATGGAGCGGTACAAGGCCTTCGTAAGCGAAATAAAGCGGGAAAACGAGAAAATCGGGAAGAAAATCCG
The sequence above is drawn from the Plasmodium cynomolgi strain B DNA, chromosome 10, whole genome shotgun sequence genome and encodes:
- a CDS encoding small GTPase Rab1A (putative); this encodes MNDSYDSLFKILLIGDSGVGKSCLLLRFARKRGRQTYLINRFETENDQINDDTYTDSYISTIGVDFKIKTIEIEDKIIKLQIWDTAGQERFRTITSSYYRGAQGIIIVYDVTDRDSFNNVKNWIIEIEKYASEDVQKILIGNKIDLKNDRNVSYEEGKELADSCNIQFLETSAKIAHNVEQAFKTMAHEIKNKSQLENQQKGRANINLNAKPIKDNKKKCC